A stretch of the Janthinobacterium sp. B9-8 genome encodes the following:
- a CDS encoding class I SAM-dependent DNA methyltransferase — MLQDIQKPLWAAADKLRANVDAAEYKHIALGMIFLKFISDSFSARRAELTRRFADENDEYFLHDCDDELLAEELEDRDYYKAVNVFWVPEGARWEALRANAKQADIGKRIDDALAILELENPSLKGILDKRYARAPLPDGKLGELVDLISTIGFGEDQGKARDILGQVYEYFLGQFASAEGKKGGQFYTPQSIVKTLVTVLDPHQGKVYDPCCGSGGMFVQSEKFIEAHGGQLGDVSIYGQESNPTTWRLAAMNLAIRGIDFNLGREPGDTFTKNQHPDLRADYILANPPFNISDWWHGSLEGDSRWVYGTPPQGNANYAWLQHMLYHLKSDGRAGIVLANGSMSSSQNSEGQIRAAMVDADVVEVMIALPGQLFFNTQIPACLWFLAKNKSTRQGEVLFIDARKLGKMISRVQCELDDEAITRIANLVKAWRGSAGEIPLNPPFSKGEAKTTSSVPPFEKGGLGGISAPDDIISEYQDIPGFCRSVKLAEIAEHGHVLTPGRYVGAEEVEDNDEDFATKMTALTEKLGEQMAKGAELDQLIRQKLGGLGYEF; from the coding sequence ATGCTGCAAGATATCCAAAAACCCCTCTGGGCTGCGGCTGATAAGCTGCGTGCCAATGTCGATGCGGCCGAGTACAAACACATCGCACTCGGCATGATTTTTCTGAAATTCATTTCTGATTCGTTTTCCGCCCGCCGCGCTGAACTCACGCGCCGCTTTGCTGATGAAAACGACGAATATTTTTTGCATGATTGCGATGATGAATTACTGGCCGAAGAGCTGGAAGACCGTGATTACTACAAAGCAGTAAACGTATTTTGGGTACCAGAAGGCGCGCGCTGGGAAGCGCTGCGCGCTAACGCCAAGCAGGCCGACATTGGCAAACGCATTGATGATGCGCTGGCGATTTTGGAGCTAGAAAACCCCAGCCTGAAAGGCATCTTAGATAAACGCTATGCCCGAGCCCCCTTGCCTGATGGCAAGCTCGGTGAATTAGTTGATCTGATTTCCACCATTGGTTTTGGCGAAGACCAAGGCAAAGCCCGAGATATTCTTGGCCAAGTTTACGAATATTTCCTTGGCCAGTTTGCCAGCGCCGAGGGCAAAAAGGGCGGGCAGTTCTACACGCCGCAATCCATTGTTAAAACGCTGGTCACCGTGCTCGACCCGCATCAGGGCAAGGTGTACGACCCTTGCTGCGGCTCGGGCGGCATGTTTGTGCAGTCGGAAAAATTTATCGAAGCGCACGGCGGGCAGCTCGGTGATGTATCGATTTACGGACAGGAATCCAACCCCACCACATGGCGCTTGGCCGCGATGAACCTCGCCATTCGCGGCATCGACTTCAACCTGGGCCGTGAGCCGGGCGACACCTTTACCAAAAACCAGCACCCCGACCTGCGCGCCGATTACATCCTCGCCAACCCACCGTTCAATATCAGCGACTGGTGGCATGGCAGTTTGGAAGGCGATTCGCGCTGGGTATACGGCACGCCGCCGCAAGGCAACGCCAATTATGCGTGGCTGCAGCACATGCTTTACCACCTCAAATCCGATGGCCGCGCCGGTATTGTGCTGGCCAATGGTTCAATGTCATCCAGCCAAAACTCTGAAGGGCAAATTCGTGCCGCCATGGTCGATGCCGACGTAGTCGAAGTGATGATTGCGCTGCCCGGCCAACTGTTCTTCAACACGCAAATCCCCGCCTGCCTGTGGTTTTTGGCAAAAAACAAATCCACCCGCCAAGGCGAAGTGCTGTTTATCGACGCACGCAAACTCGGCAAGATGATTTCACGCGTGCAGTGCGAACTGGATGACGAGGCGATTACCCGCATCGCTAATCTGGTGAAGGCTTGGCGCGGCTCAGCAGGCGAAATCCCCCTCAATCCCCCTTTTTCAAAGGGGGAAGCTAAAACCACTTCATCAGTCCCCCCCTTTGAAAAAGGGGGGCTGGGGGGGATTTCTGCGCCTGATGACATCATCTCCGAATACCAAGACATCCCCGGCTTCTGCCGCAGCGTCAAACTCGCTGAAATCGCCGAACACGGCCATGTGCTTACCCCCGGCCGCTACGTCGGCGCGGAAGAGGTCGAAGACAACGACGAAGACTTCGCCACCAAAATGACCGCGCTGACCGAAAAGCTTGGCGAGCAGATGGCCAAAGGCGCAGAACTCGACCAGCTCATTCGCCAGAAACTGGGAGGGCTGGGGTATGAGTTTTGA
- the ssb gene encoding single-stranded DNA-binding protein → MASLNKVILIGNLGKDPENRFLPSGGAVCNFSIATTESWKDKATGQKQEKTEWHNITMYNRLAEIAAQYLKKGSSVYIEGRLQTRKWQDKTTGQDRYTTEIIADQMQMLGGRAGNSSGPADTGYDDGGLNQQPAYQQQQQASPAPARRPVPAPAAAAPKSFDDFEDDIPF, encoded by the coding sequence ATGGCTTCATTGAATAAAGTAATTTTGATCGGCAATTTGGGTAAAGACCCTGAAAATCGCTTTCTGCCATCGGGCGGCGCAGTGTGCAACTTCAGCATTGCCACCACCGAAAGCTGGAAAGACAAAGCCACCGGTCAAAAGCAGGAAAAAACCGAATGGCACAATATCACCATGTACAACCGCCTAGCCGAAATCGCCGCGCAGTACCTGAAGAAAGGCTCATCGGTTTACATCGAAGGCCGTCTGCAAACGCGTAAATGGCAAGATAAAACCACTGGCCAAGATCGCTACACCACCGAAATCATCGCCGACCAAATGCAAATGCTGGGCGGGCGTGCTGGCAATAGCAGTGGCCCAGCCGATACTGGCTACGACGACGGCGGCTTAAATCAGCAGCCCGCCTACCAGCAGCAGCAACAAGCCTCCCCAGCACCAGCTCGCCGCCCGGTACCAGCCCCGGCAGCTGCAGCGCCAAAAAGCTTTGATGATTTTGAGGATGATATTCCGTTTTGA
- a CDS encoding MFS transporter produces MTPIELRASLGLAGLYALRMLGMFLILPVFAVYAGKLPGGDNHTMVGLAFGAYGLTQALLQLPFGMWSDRVGRKKVIYIGLALFAVGSVMCAMADHVAWLIVGRAVQGAGAISAAITALLADLTREENRTKAMAMIGGSIASTFAISLVAAPTLAAWIGLPGIFLLTAVLAIAAIIGVRQIIPDPIISRFHSDAEISTTRLPAVLRHPQLLRMNYGVFALHAAQMAMFTVMPLLLTRLGGISLEHHWWVYLPVVLVSFVLMVPAVIYGEKKQHLKEVFIFAISLMLLAQLGMALYMPNLTMIVVWLSVYFIAFNILEATQPSLISKIAPSDAKGTAMGVYNTCQSLSMFLGSAIAGWLYQQHGSVTAIFLLCAALMVIWLFFAAGMQPPLPVKTQMFHIGDNWEGSPQALSVKLAAIDGVKEAVVLIDERVALLKVLQTGWDEAAARQLIEETR; encoded by the coding sequence ATGACTCCTATAGAACTGCGTGCCTCGCTCGGCCTAGCTGGGCTTTATGCCCTGCGTATGCTGGGAATGTTTCTCATTTTGCCTGTGTTCGCTGTTTACGCAGGCAAACTACCCGGCGGAGATAATCATACGATGGTCGGGCTGGCGTTTGGCGCTTACGGCCTGACGCAAGCCTTATTGCAACTGCCTTTCGGTATGTGGTCGGATCGGGTTGGCCGCAAAAAAGTCATCTATATCGGCCTCGCCCTGTTTGCGGTGGGTAGCGTGATGTGTGCCATGGCCGATCATGTGGCGTGGCTGATTGTGGGTCGTGCCGTGCAGGGGGCAGGAGCGATTTCGGCGGCGATTACCGCACTGCTGGCCGATTTAACCCGCGAAGAAAACCGCACCAAGGCGATGGCGATGATAGGCGGCAGTATTGCCAGCACCTTTGCGATTTCATTGGTGGCAGCGCCCACTTTGGCCGCATGGATTGGTTTACCCGGCATCTTTTTGCTCACTGCCGTACTGGCGATTGCCGCCATCATTGGCGTGCGGCAAATTATTCCGGACCCGATTATCTCGCGTTTTCACTCTGATGCCGAAATCAGCACAACGCGTTTGCCCGCCGTATTGCGTCACCCGCAGCTATTACGTATGAACTATGGTGTATTTGCCCTGCATGCGGCGCAAATGGCCATGTTTACCGTGATGCCGCTGCTGCTGACTAGGCTGGGTGGAATTAGCCTAGAGCATCATTGGTGGGTGTATTTACCGGTGGTGCTGGTCAGCTTTGTACTGATGGTGCCGGCGGTGATTTATGGTGAAAAAAAACAACACTTAAAAGAAGTGTTTATTTTTGCAATCAGCCTGATGTTGCTCGCCCAGCTGGGCATGGCGTTGTATATGCCTAATCTGACCATGATTGTGGTGTGGTTGTCGGTGTACTTTATTGCTTTTAATATTTTGGAAGCTACGCAGCCTAGCCTGATTTCTAAAATTGCCCCAAGCGATGCCAAGGGTACGGCGATGGGCGTGTACAACACTTGTCAGTCACTGAGTATGTTTCTTGGCTCGGCGATTGCAGGCTGGTTGTATCAGCAGCACGGCAGCGTGACGGCTATCTTTTTGCTTTGCGCTGCGCTGATGGTGATCTGGTTATTTTTTGCCGCAGGCATGCAGCCGCCGCTGCCGGTTAAAACACAAATGTTCCACATCGGTGACAATTGGGAAGGCAGCCCACAGGCTCTGTCTGTTAAACTTGCGGCTATTGACGGCGTAAAAGAAGCCGTCGTTTTAATTGACGAACGCGTGGCCTTGCTGAAAGTCCTGCAAACAGGCTGGGATGAAGCTGCGGCGCGGCAACTTATTGAAGAGACAAGATAA
- the uvrA gene encoding excinuclease ABC subunit UvrA has product MSYRRIESSEAPQIRIRGARTHNLKNVNLDLPRGSLVVITGLSGSGKSSLAFDTLYAEGQRRYVESLSAYARQFLQLMEKPDVDLIEGLSPAISIEQKATSHNPRSTVGTVTEIHDYLRLLFARVGTPFCPEHKQPLQSQTVSQMVDHVLALPEETKLMVLAPIVVGKKGENVDLFDELRAQGFVRVRVDGEIYELDETPKLDKNKKHTIEVVVDRLKVREDVKQRLAESFETALRHAEGRAIALEMDSGKEHWFSAKFACPICSYSLPELEPRLFSFNNPMGACPKCEGLGQITFFDPKRVVAHPDLSLAAGAIKGWDKRNQFYFQMLTSIAEHYGFDVSEAWTALTEEVQQAVLHGSGTEEIAFTYMNERGTKVSRSHAFEGIIPNLERRYVETDSMAVREELAKYQNNQPCPHCGGARLRVEARNVRVGECNLHEVSRMALKDTAGYFAGLTLTGAKAQIAEKIVKEIRERLGFLVNVGLDYLSLDRSADTLSGGEAQRIRLASQIGSGLTGVMYVLDEPSIGLHQRDNDRLLGTLRHLRDLDNTVIVVEHDEDAIRMADYLVDMGPGAGVHGGEVVAAGTPQDIMNEPRSITGQFLSGARRIAIPEVRRQPDPEKWLSLKGATGNNLKQVELRLPVGLFVCITGVSGSGKSTLINDTLYTIAAKELNGASGEPAPFESITGLDHFDKVINVDQSPIGRTPRSNPATYTGMFTPIRELFAGVPTSRERGYGPGRFSFNVKGGRCEACQGDGVLKVEMHFLPDVYVPCDVCHGKRYNRETLEVQYKGKNITEVLGMTVEQALAFFEAVPTVARKLKTLTDVGLDYIRLGQSATTLSGGEAQRVKLALELSKRDTGRTLYILDEPTTGLHFHDIDQLLAVLHRLREHGNTVVVIEHNLDVVKTADWVIDLGPEGGAGGGRILMSGTPEELAACTESHTGQYLAKTLAAHKTV; this is encoded by the coding sequence ATGTCGTACCGTCGTATCGAATCATCCGAAGCCCCGCAAATTCGCATTCGCGGCGCTCGCACGCACAATTTAAAAAACGTTAATCTCGACCTGCCACGTGGCAGTTTAGTTGTGATTACGGGGCTTTCCGGCTCAGGCAAATCGTCTCTGGCGTTTGATACCTTGTATGCCGAGGGCCAGCGTCGCTATGTGGAATCGCTATCCGCTTATGCGCGGCAATTTTTACAATTGATGGAAAAACCCGATGTCGATTTGATCGAGGGCCTCAGCCCCGCGATCTCCATCGAGCAAAAAGCCACCAGTCATAACCCGCGCTCCACCGTTGGCACGGTAACGGAAATCCACGATTATTTGCGCCTCTTATTTGCCCGCGTTGGCACACCATTCTGCCCCGAGCATAAGCAGCCTCTGCAATCGCAAACCGTTAGCCAGATGGTTGATCACGTCTTAGCACTGCCGGAAGAAACCAAGTTAATGGTGCTCGCGCCGATCGTGGTCGGCAAAAAAGGCGAGAACGTTGATTTATTCGACGAGCTACGTGCGCAAGGCTTTGTACGTGTTCGTGTCGATGGCGAAATCTATGAACTCGATGAAACGCCTAAGCTAGATAAAAACAAAAAACACACCATTGAAGTGGTGGTTGATCGGCTAAAAGTACGCGAAGACGTGAAGCAGCGCCTCGCCGAATCCTTTGAAACCGCCCTGCGCCACGCTGAAGGTCGCGCCATTGCGCTGGAAATGGATAGCGGTAAAGAGCATTGGTTCTCTGCCAAGTTTGCCTGTCCTATTTGCAGCTACAGCCTGCCAGAACTCGAGCCACGCCTGTTCTCGTTTAACAACCCGATGGGCGCTTGCCCTAAGTGCGAAGGCTTGGGCCAGATCACTTTCTTTGATCCTAAGCGTGTTGTGGCTCACCCTGATTTAAGCTTGGCGGCGGGTGCCATTAAAGGCTGGGATAAACGTAATCAGTTTTACTTCCAGATGCTGACCAGTATTGCTGAGCACTATGGCTTTGATGTCAGTGAAGCATGGACAGCGCTGACAGAAGAAGTGCAGCAAGCCGTGCTGCATGGCTCGGGTACTGAAGAAATTGCTTTCACCTATATGAACGAGCGCGGTACCAAAGTTTCCCGCTCGCACGCCTTTGAAGGGATTATTCCTAATCTGGAACGCCGTTACGTCGAAACCGATTCAATGGCCGTACGTGAAGAATTAGCCAAATACCAGAATAATCAGCCCTGCCCGCATTGCGGCGGTGCAAGATTGCGCGTTGAGGCACGTAATGTGCGCGTTGGCGAATGCAATCTGCACGAAGTCAGCCGTATGGCATTGAAAGACACTGCTGGTTATTTTGCGGGCTTAACGCTGACTGGAGCAAAAGCCCAGATCGCAGAAAAAATTGTGAAAGAAATTCGCGAGCGTCTTGGCTTTTTGGTCAACGTTGGCTTGGATTACCTCAGCCTCGATCGCAGCGCCGACACCCTATCAGGTGGTGAAGCACAGCGGATTCGCCTTGCTAGCCAAATTGGCTCTGGCTTAACCGGCGTGATGTATGTGTTAGATGAGCCGTCGATTGGTCTGCATCAGCGCGATAATGATCGTCTGCTGGGCACGCTGCGCCATCTGCGCGACCTAGATAACACCGTCATCGTGGTTGAGCACGATGAAGACGCCATCCGCATGGCAGATTATCTGGTGGATATGGGGCCGGGCGCGGGTGTACATGGCGGTGAAGTAGTGGCGGCGGGAACGCCGCAGGACATCATGAACGAGCCGCGCTCGATCACTGGGCAGTTTTTATCTGGCGCTAGGCGCATCGCTATTCCAGAAGTACGCCGCCAACCTGATCCGGAAAAATGGCTGTCACTGAAAGGTGCAACAGGTAATAACCTGAAGCAAGTTGAGCTGAGGCTGCCGGTAGGCTTGTTTGTCTGCATTACCGGCGTATCCGGCTCGGGTAAATCTACCCTCATCAATGACACGCTCTATACCATCGCCGCAAAAGAACTCAACGGCGCATCGGGCGAGCCAGCTCCGTTTGAAAGCATCACCGGGCTGGATCACTTTGATAAAGTGATTAACGTCGATCAATCGCCGATTGGCCGCACGCCGCGCTCTAATCCTGCCACCTATACCGGCATGTTTACGCCGATTCGAGAGCTGTTTGCCGGTGTGCCAACCAGCCGCGAACGCGGTTATGGGCCGGGGCGTTTTAGCTTTAATGTGAAAGGTGGCCGCTGCGAAGCTTGCCAAGGTGACGGTGTTCTTAAGGTAGAGATGCACTTTCTGCCCGATGTCTACGTGCCTTGCGATGTTTGCCACGGTAAGCGCTACAACCGCGAAACACTGGAAGTGCAGTACAAAGGCAAAAACATCACCGAAGTATTGGGGATGACAGTCGAGCAAGCGCTGGCGTTTTTTGAGGCCGTACCAACGGTGGCACGTAAGCTTAAAACGCTAACCGACGTGGGGCTGGATTACATCCGTTTAGGGCAAAGCGCCACAACGCTATCTGGCGGTGAAGCGCAACGCGTGAAGCTGGCGCTGGAGCTATCCAAACGCGATACCGGCCGCACCCTGTATATCCTGGATGAGCCAACCACAGGCTTGCATTTCCATGATATCGACCAGTTGCTAGCCGTATTACATCGCCTGCGCGAGCATGGCAATACAGTGGTGGTGATTGAGCACAATCTGGATGTCGTGAAAACGGCAGACTGGGTGATTGATCTGGGGCCAGAAGGCGGTGCGGGTGGCGGTCGTATCTTAATGAGCGGCACACCGGAAGAACTGGCGGCCTGCACAGAAAGCCATACCGGGCAGTATTTAGCTAAAACTTTAGCGGCGCATAAAACTGTTTAA
- a CDS encoding type IV pilus assembly protein FimV has protein sequence MRLIRFLIGLSVVVQPLQAAVLGDIQVRSALGERFNARINVIANENEELNQQCFRLVPIVDGGSAHLNVRLSFESNEDGGLLSLRGDEPLQEPLLHFSIRLRCPNEKSPSFQRDYNVLLDPREYRAKQGGGDFALVAPAVRRNLPAFAGVWQSQEGDSVERIARAYFPQDRAGRARMVDEIYRLNADLAQNTHARLPLNTEVRLPDRKSLLPAAANMQNRVEPVQAQTSGGPLKDALQIAPVSLPRVEKGGFHLRLSEPVLAFRQKAQLSPEDSLRARERLQLLESDDQAAQLLQFKYQISQLEKQLAAMQADHSSQGLSLESAPALAGFNRLPSAWWLLLLLLLPLFYLVRRQGHIAKEVQYAFPLGQHTFAPSTAPLGERLREAVPDRKQVMGVVNNFSQAASDWSRDDVDVVQPKNVSEEAQMLLDHGLITQAINLLKSEIEQYPSGLALWMKLFEVYVSQGMRQEFQNRAVGFRLQFSSDGLWQQVQSMGRDLDPDNPLYLSLDENTTPLMFPDDAISFSVPDSKMEHVDFTTGEILEVKADPWHLEPDPIERSVQTERSELAQVEKSFPEIPGLDLAHFLSDDSALQQVVQHLEQNDIHSACQALEQLLYRGSMEQRQTAIKWLDILIPLQM, from the coding sequence ATGCGACTGATTCGGTTTTTAATAGGTTTAAGCGTTGTTGTACAGCCATTGCAGGCTGCTGTATTGGGGGATATCCAAGTTCGGTCTGCACTGGGTGAGCGCTTTAATGCCCGAATTAATGTTATTGCTAATGAAAATGAAGAGTTAAATCAGCAGTGCTTTCGTCTTGTTCCTATTGTCGATGGTGGCTCTGCTCATTTAAATGTACGTTTATCTTTTGAATCGAATGAAGATGGTGGCCTGCTTAGCTTGCGTGGTGATGAGCCTTTGCAAGAGCCACTGCTTCATTTTTCGATTCGTCTGCGTTGCCCTAACGAAAAAAGCCCTAGTTTTCAGCGTGATTACAATGTGCTGCTTGATCCGCGTGAATATCGCGCCAAGCAGGGGGGAGGAGACTTTGCCTTAGTCGCGCCTGCTGTGCGCCGCAATCTACCCGCTTTTGCTGGTGTTTGGCAAAGTCAGGAGGGAGACTCTGTAGAACGGATTGCACGAGCCTATTTCCCGCAGGACAGGGCTGGTCGCGCACGGATGGTGGATGAAATTTACCGGCTTAATGCCGATTTAGCGCAAAACACGCATGCTCGCTTACCGCTTAATACCGAGGTGAGGCTACCTGATCGCAAAAGTTTACTGCCTGCTGCCGCCAATATGCAGAATAGGGTAGAGCCGGTGCAGGCACAAACGAGCGGTGGGCCACTTAAAGATGCTTTGCAAATTGCCCCTGTTTCTCTGCCGAGAGTTGAGAAAGGCGGCTTTCACTTACGCTTATCCGAGCCTGTTTTGGCTTTCCGGCAAAAAGCGCAATTAAGCCCGGAAGATAGCTTACGGGCGCGTGAGCGTTTGCAACTGCTGGAAAGTGACGATCAAGCCGCGCAGCTTTTGCAATTTAAATATCAAATTAGCCAGCTAGAGAAGCAACTCGCTGCCATGCAGGCAGATCACTCTTCTCAGGGGCTTTCTTTAGAATCAGCGCCTGCTTTGGCCGGATTTAATCGCTTACCGAGTGCATGGTGGTTATTACTTTTGCTGCTCTTGCCACTATTTTACTTAGTGCGCCGGCAAGGGCATATTGCGAAGGAAGTGCAATATGCTTTTCCATTGGGGCAACACACCTTTGCACCCAGCACCGCACCCTTAGGTGAGCGATTACGCGAAGCCGTGCCGGATCGAAAGCAGGTTATGGGTGTGGTGAATAATTTTTCTCAGGCGGCTTCCGATTGGAGCCGTGATGATGTGGATGTAGTGCAGCCTAAAAATGTTTCTGAAGAAGCGCAGATGCTACTTGATCATGGATTAATCACTCAGGCGATTAATTTATTAAAGAGCGAAATTGAGCAATACCCTAGCGGCCTAGCTTTATGGATGAAGCTGTTTGAAGTGTATGTTAGCCAGGGAATGCGTCAGGAATTTCAAAATCGGGCCGTTGGCTTTCGTTTACAATTTTCTAGCGATGGTTTATGGCAGCAAGTGCAGAGTATGGGCAGGGATTTAGATCCGGATAATCCACTTTATTTATCTTTAGATGAAAACACGACGCCCTTGATGTTTCCCGATGATGCGATCAGTTTTTCGGTGCCAGATAGCAAAATGGAGCATGTTGATTTTACGACGGGTGAAATTCTGGAGGTGAAAGCAGACCCTTGGCATTTAGAGCCGGATCCGATTGAGCGCTCTGTGCAAACCGAGCGGAGCGAATTAGCGCAGGTTGAAAAGAGTTTTCCGGAAATACCCGGTCTGGATCTGGCTCATTTTCTGAGCGATGATTCCGCTTTGCAGCAAGTGGTGCAGCATTTAGAGCAGAACGATATTCATAGTGCTTGCCAAGCCTTAGAGCAATTGCTTTATCGTGGCAGCATGGAGCAGCGCCAAACGGCGATCAAGTGGCTGGATATTTTGATTCCATTGCAGATGTAA
- a CDS encoding PilT/PilU family type 4a pilus ATPase, with product MEKEQAAKFMHDLLRHMRSKGASDLFITADFPPAMKIDGKVTPVSNQILTAQHSKELARAIMNDRQAEDFEGTKECNFAISPGQLGRFRVNAFMQQGQVGMVLRTINSEIPSLDDLGLPPVLRDIAMAKRGLVIFVGGTGSGKSTSLAAMIGHRNEHGYDHIITIEDPIEYVHAHKNCIVTQREVGVDTDSWQAALKNTLRQAPDVILIGEIRDRETMDYAIAFSETGHLCMATLHANSANQALDRIINFFPEERRQQLLMDLSLNLRSFVSQRLIPHRTGKGRVAAVEVMLNSPLISELIFKGEVHEIKEIMKKSRELGMQTFDQALFDHYEAGKITYEDALRNADSVNDLRLSIKLQGSEAKHTDILSGLDHLDIV from the coding sequence ATGGAAAAGGAACAAGCCGCAAAATTTATGCATGATCTTTTGCGGCATATGCGCAGTAAAGGGGCCTCAGATTTATTTATTACGGCTGATTTTCCGCCTGCAATGAAGATTGACGGGAAAGTGACGCCGGTTTCAAATCAAATTCTGACGGCACAGCATAGTAAGGAATTAGCGCGGGCGATTATGAATGATCGTCAGGCCGAAGATTTTGAAGGTACTAAAGAATGTAATTTTGCGATCAGCCCCGGCCAGCTCGGGCGTTTTCGCGTGAATGCGTTTATGCAGCAGGGCCAGGTAGGCATGGTGCTGCGTACGATTAATTCAGAAATCCCCTCGCTGGATGATTTAGGCCTGCCGCCTGTATTACGCGATATTGCGATGGCAAAGCGGGGCTTGGTGATTTTTGTAGGCGGTACAGGTTCGGGTAAATCGACCTCGCTGGCAGCCATGATTGGCCACCGAAATGAGCATGGTTACGATCACATCATTACCATTGAAGACCCGATTGAATACGTTCACGCGCATAAAAATTGCATTGTGACCCAGCGTGAAGTGGGGGTGGACACCGATAGCTGGCAGGCTGCACTGAAAAACACCCTGCGTCAGGCGCCAGATGTGATTTTGATTGGTGAAATTCGTGATCGCGAAACCATGGATTACGCAATTGCCTTCTCTGAAACCGGTCACCTTTGCATGGCGACTTTACACGCCAACTCGGCTAATCAGGCGCTGGACCGGATTATCAACTTTTTCCCCGAAGAGCGTCGTCAGCAGCTCTTGATGGATTTATCTTTAAATCTTCGCTCGTTTGTTTCTCAGCGGCTGATTCCGCATCGCACCGGCAAAGGCCGGGTGGCGGCTGTGGAAGTGATGCTAAATAGCCCTTTGATTTCTGAATTGATTTTTAAAGGTGAAGTGCACGAAATCAAAGAAATCATGAAGAAATCGCGTGAGCTGGGAATGCAGACATTCGATCAGGCATTGTTTGATCATTATGAAGCAGGAAAAATCACTTACGAAGATGCTTTGCGCAATGCCGATTCAGTTAATGATTTACGATTGAGCATTAAGCTGCAAGGTTCAGAAGCGAAGCATACGGATATTCTTTCTGGTCTTGATCATCTTGATATCGTTTAA
- a CDS encoding type IV pilus twitching motility protein PilT, whose protein sequence is MEISELLAFTVKNKASDLHLSSGLPPMIRVDGDIRRINTPALSHKDVHDMVYDIMNDGQRKIYEDTLECDFSFEIPRLARFRVNAFVQNRGASAVFRVIPSDIKTLEELGCPRIFQDIAETPRGLVLVTGPTGSGKSTTLAAMINYINANEYGHILTVEDPIEFVHTSQKCLINQREVGPHTMSFSNALRSALREDPDVILVGEMRDLETIRLALTAAETGHLVFGTLHTSSAAKTIDRVVDVFPAAEKEMVRSMLSESLRAVISQTLLKKKEGGRVAAHEVMIGIPAIRNLIRENKIAQMYSAIQTGSQFGMQTLDQCLQGLLQRNIISLPEARMKAAIPDNFRG, encoded by the coding sequence ATGGAAATCTCTGAATTATTAGCTTTCACCGTTAAAAACAAAGCATCAGACTTACATCTTTCGTCTGGTTTGCCTCCGATGATTCGGGTTGACGGGGATATTCGCCGGATTAATACGCCTGCGCTATCGCATAAAGACGTGCACGATATGGTGTACGACATCATGAACGACGGCCAGCGTAAGATTTACGAAGATACGCTGGAATGCGATTTTTCTTTCGAAATACCGCGTTTAGCACGTTTCCGGGTGAATGCCTTTGTGCAAAATCGCGGGGCGAGTGCTGTTTTCCGGGTGATTCCATCGGATATCAAGACTCTGGAAGAGCTAGGTTGCCCGCGTATTTTTCAAGACATTGCCGAAACACCGCGCGGCTTGGTGCTGGTGACCGGGCCAACAGGCTCGGGTAAATCCACCACTTTGGCGGCGATGATCAACTATATCAATGCCAATGAATACGGCCATATCTTAACCGTGGAAGACCCGATTGAATTTGTCCACACCTCGCAAAAGTGCCTGATTAACCAGCGTGAAGTTGGCCCGCACACCATGAGCTTCTCTAATGCTTTGCGCTCTGCACTGCGTGAAGACCCTGACGTCATTCTGGTTGGGGAAATGCGCGATCTGGAAACCATCCGTCTGGCGCTGACTGCCGCTGAAACCGGTCACTTAGTGTTTGGCACTTTGCATACCTCATCTGCGGCTAAAACCATTGACCGTGTGGTGGATGTATTCCCTGCGGCAGAAAAAGAAATGGTGCGCTCGATGTTGTCTGAATCATTACGTGCCGTGATTTCACAAACGCTGCTGAAAAAGAAAGAAGGCGGGCGGGTGGCTGCGCATGAAGTGATGATCGGGATTCCGGCTATTCGTAACTTGATTCGTGAAAATAAAATTGCGCAAATGTATTCGGCGATTCAAACCGGTTCGCAATTTGGGATGCAAACGCTGGATCAGTGTTTGCAGGGCTTATTGCAGCGCAATATTATTTCCCTGCCTGAGGCCAGAATGAAAGCGGCTATTCCTGATAATTTCAGGGGCTAA